In Tepidamorphus gemmatus, the sequence CGGGCAGCGAGCAGCCGCGCGGCGCAGGCCACGTAGCACAGATCCGTGGCCGGTTTGCGGGTGAAGACCGGGAAGCCGTCGAGACCACGTTCCTGGGCGCGCTTCACCTCGGTGTCCCAGTAGGCCCCCTTGACCAGGCGGACCATCAGACGGCGGTCATGAGCCTCGGCTGCCTCGCGGATCCAGTCGATGACCTGCGGTGCGCGCTTCTGGTAGGCCTGGACGGCGAGACCGAAGCCGTCCCAGCCGGCGAGCGAGGGATCGGCCAGCGCCGCGCCGAACACGTCAAGCGAGAGTTCCAGCCGGTCGGCCTCCTCGGCGTCAACGGTCAGGTTGAGGTCGAAGTTCCTGGCCAGCCGCGCCAGCTCGATCAACCGGGGGACAAGCTCGCGCATCACCCGGTCGCGCTGCACCGCCTCGTAACGGGGGTGCAGCGCGGAAAGCTTGACCGAGATGCCCGGCCGTTCGGGCAGCGGCCGGTTGCCGGCCTTGCGGCCGATTGCGTCGATGGCGGCGGCGTAGGCGGCGAAGTAGCGTTCGGCGTCCGCTGCGGTGCGTGCGCCTTCGCCCAGCATGTCGAAGGAATGCCGCACGCCGCGGTTCTCTGCCGAGCGTGCCCGCGCCAGAGCCGCGCCGATCGTCTCGCCCAGCACGAACTGGTGACCGAGGACGCGCATCGCCCGGCGCGTCGCCGTCCGCACGGCCGGCAGGCCGAGCCGCTTGACGAGGCTTGAAAGGATGCCCTCCGGCGTCTCGCCCGGCTGCACGATGCGGCTCGACAGGCCGAGCGCCCAGGTCGAGGCGGAGACGAGCCAGGTGTCGCTGTGGCCCTCGTGCGCGGCCCAGTCGCCGGCGCCGAGCTTGTCCTCGATGAGGCGGTCCGCCGTCTCCGCGTCCGGCACCCTGAGCAGCGCCTCGGCCAGCACCATCAGCGCCAGGCCTTCGCGCGTCGACAGGCCGTATTCGCGCAGGAAATCCTCGACGCCACCGAGACCGCCGGAGCGCGCGCGGATCCCTTCGATCAGCGCGCGGGCGGTGTCGTCGATCCGATCCTCCGCATCCGGCGCCAGCCGCGTCTCCGCCAGCAACCGCCGCACCAGCGGTCCGTCCTCCGGTGCATAGGCCGCCGAAAAGGGAGCCGGGCCTGTTGCCTGAGCTGGCGGAGCGGGCGATTGCGAGGGGGTAACAGATGCTGACACGGTCGTCTCCGGAATTGCGCATTCAGCATCCTAGCAGCATTATCGCAGCGAATATCGCGGATATAGGAGGAAGCTGTCGAGCAAATGCCTACAAAAACCAGTATCAGTAGAGAATCCTCCGGACTCGATCGCCTCGACCGCCGTATCCTCTCGGTACTGCAGCTCGAGGGTCGGATCACCAATCTGGATCTCGCCGATCGCATCGGCCTGTCGCCGACCGCGACCGCGGAGCGCGTCAAGCGGCTCACCCGTGAGGGGTACATCCTCGGCTATTCGGCGCGACTCGACCCGCGCCTGCTCGGGCGCGGGCTGCTGGTGTTCGTCGAGGTCAAGCTGGACCGCACGACACCGGATGTGTTCAACATGTTCGCAGCGGCGGTCCGGCGGGCGCCGGAGGTGATGGAGTGCCACATGGTCGCCGGCGGTTTCGACTATCTGGTCAAGTCGCGCGTGGCCGACATGGCCGCCTATCGCCGGTTCCTCGCCGACGTCCTCCTGGCGATGCCCGGGGTGCGCGAGACGCACACATATGCCGTGATGGAGGAGGTGAAGGCGGAGGGGCCGCTTCCTATCTGAACGTTGCGGCAATCCGGCCGTCCGAGCCAAGGGAAAGCGCGATGACCAGGTCACCGAAGACGCCCACCGTCCCCGGAAGGACGCCGGCTGGCGAGAGCCCGTCCAAGCATCTCGACGAGCTTCTGGACGAAGGGCTG encodes:
- a CDS encoding Lrp/AsnC ligand binding domain-containing protein; amino-acid sequence: MPTKTSISRESSGLDRLDRRILSVLQLEGRITNLDLADRIGLSPTATAERVKRLTREGYILGYSARLDPRLLGRGLLVFVEVKLDRTTPDVFNMFAAAVRRAPEVMECHMVAGGFDYLVKSRVADMAAYRRFLADVLLAMPGVRETHTYAVMEEVKAEGPLPI